One Novosphingobium sp. EMRT-2 DNA segment encodes these proteins:
- a CDS encoding phage major tail protein, TP901-1 family, with the protein MAAQKGSAFLLKISDGAPTPTYNTVAGLRTTQMSINGETVVITNKDSGGWRELLSGAGTRSVTVSAAGIFLGSTAEAQVRANALSGTIADYELSFEGGEKMHGRFLVQRLDYSGDFNGERNYTMTLESSGAVAPA; encoded by the coding sequence ATGGCAGCCCAGAAGGGAAGCGCCTTCCTGTTGAAGATCAGCGATGGCGCGCCGACGCCGACCTACAACACCGTGGCCGGCCTGCGCACCACGCAGATGTCGATCAACGGCGAAACGGTGGTCATCACCAACAAGGATTCGGGCGGCTGGCGTGAACTGCTGTCCGGCGCGGGCACACGTTCGGTCACGGTCAGCGCGGCCGGCATCTTCCTGGGCAGCACGGCCGAAGCACAGGTCCGCGCCAACGCCCTGTCCGGCACGATCGCCGACTACGAGCTGTCGTTCGAGGGCGGCGAGAAGATGCACGGCCGCTTCCTGGTACAGCGGCTCGACTATTCGGGCGATTTCAACGGCGAGCGCAACTACACGATGACGCTGGAAAGCTCCGGCGCGGTCGCCCCGGCGTGA
- a CDS encoding gene transfer agent family protein: MSDQANPHRGETTLVLDGVSHALRPSFAALTGAEEELGPLFALVERAGAGELRLAEMVALFWHCLKRREGLARDAFAEAVCAEGLAACTAPLRALLVQILRGRA, encoded by the coding sequence GTGAGCGACCAGGCCAACCCCCATCGCGGCGAAACCACGCTGGTGCTGGACGGGGTGTCACACGCGCTGCGCCCCAGCTTCGCCGCTCTGACCGGGGCCGAGGAGGAACTGGGGCCGCTGTTCGCGCTGGTCGAGCGGGCGGGCGCGGGGGAACTGCGCCTTGCCGAAATGGTCGCCCTGTTCTGGCACTGCCTGAAGCGGCGCGAAGGCCTTGCCCGCGATGCCTTCGCCGAAGCCGTCTGCGCCGAAGGCCTTGCCGCCTGCACCGCGCCGCTGCGCGCGCTGCTAGTGCAGATCCTGCGCGGCAGGGCATGA
- a CDS encoding DUF3168 domain-containing protein, whose translation METPFRAVLLAWLAADPALASALNAIVEEAPLRAALPWLALTASASTDWSTKDATGREVRVALELNYRGDDPLSDSGLIAAIERRVESLPADQSAAGFRIASLLFLRARAEQRGEALRALRLEYRARLLAA comes from the coding sequence ATGGAAACCCCCTTTCGCGCGGTGCTGCTGGCCTGGCTGGCGGCGGACCCGGCGCTGGCGAGCGCGCTCAACGCCATCGTCGAGGAGGCGCCGCTGCGCGCGGCGCTGCCCTGGCTGGCGCTGACCGCCAGCGCCAGCACCGACTGGAGCACCAAGGACGCCACCGGGCGCGAAGTGCGCGTGGCGCTGGAGCTCAACTATCGCGGGGACGATCCGCTGTCGGACAGCGGGCTGATCGCCGCAATCGAGCGGCGGGTGGAGAGCCTGCCGGCCGACCAGTCCGCCGCCGGCTTCCGCATCGCAAGCCTGCTGTTCCTGCGCGCCCGCGCCGAGCAGCGCGGCGAGGCCTTGCGCGCCCTGCGCCTAGAATACCGGGCGCGCCTGCTGGCCGCCTGA
- a CDS encoding tail tape measure protein, producing the protein MDDLDSLVIDVRANTAGFTADIGQMRNNFDSVLVDGFSRAGDTLERGLLGAIRRGSLGFEDLRRTALNVVGDIAAQAVRNGLGSIAGGGGTDAGGGIPGLGSLIGSLFGLPGRATGGPVAPGRGYVVGERGPELFVPTSAGRVESGGGGGGGGRNVNVSIRVVSPAGSSHPESLRRSSRQVAQAVRRALTDY; encoded by the coding sequence ATGGATGATCTGGATTCGCTGGTAATCGACGTGCGCGCCAATACCGCCGGCTTCACCGCCGACATCGGCCAGATGCGCAACAACTTCGATTCGGTGCTGGTCGATGGCTTTTCGCGCGCCGGGGATACGCTGGAACGCGGCTTGCTGGGCGCGATCCGGCGCGGCAGCCTGGGCTTCGAGGACTTGCGCCGCACCGCGCTGAACGTGGTGGGCGATATCGCCGCGCAAGCTGTCCGCAACGGGCTGGGATCGATCGCCGGTGGCGGCGGAACCGATGCCGGCGGCGGCATCCCGGGCCTTGGCAGCCTGATCGGATCGCTGTTCGGCCTGCCAGGCCGCGCGACCGGCGGGCCGGTGGCGCCCGGACGCGGCTATGTGGTGGGCGAACGCGGGCCGGAACTGTTCGTGCCGACGTCCGCCGGGCGCGTCGAAAGCGGCGGCGGCGGCGGCGGGGGCGGGCGCAACGTCAACGTCTCGATCCGCGTGGTCTCCCCGGCGGGGAGCAGCCATCCCGAAAGCCTGCGCCGGTCCAGCCGCCAGGTGGCGCAGGCGGTCCGCCGCGCGCTGACCGACTATTGA
- a CDS encoding phage tail protein, which yields MATLLLTAAGTAIGGPLGGAIGALAGRQIDAAIIGTRQIEGPRLKDLAVQTSSYGSALPLHFGTMRAAGSVIWATDLQEHATREGSKGRPTATRYSYTASFAVALASRPVSGIGRVWADGNLLRGAAGDLKVGGAMRVHTGYGDQPVDPLIAQAEGIDRCPAFRNTAYVVFEDLELADFGNRIPSLTFEVIADSEGCTMARIITALLPETLSAAIDTALSGFSVDQGTCGDILATLSDAIPLACVVHDGVLDIRLAETVGDTPAPLLPQPAATGDGNPDDTKGDGWTHRREPLPTVRQCGVRYYDPARDYQPGLQRGIGRSEAGTLAVIELPAAIDAAQARWLAEAASQRASRPRDTMRYRVTEIGPATAPGAIVRVPVATGLWRIEQWEWQQDGVMLDLVALRMGAGTGGGATTADPGRCLGAIDLPAPPTRLVAFELPWDGIGDGNTPALFAGVSGASAGWRGAALFATTVAGDAMRPLGGSGQQRAIVGKCESALSAASPLLVDRSSTVDVRLAAADLVLADATLASLLDGANRALIGAEVIQFMRAEPLGDGLWRLSGLLRGRGGSEGAIGQHAAGEDFVLLDDRITTLDPRIVGEAASARIAAIGPGDAAAVSTPIAGAGTTCRPLAPVHGAVRQSETGGISLTWVRRARGAWVWADGVDVPLNEDVERWTIGYGDAVTPAVGWETDVARLDLSPAQTESLLSLDAPPQFHIRQSGRAALSRPLTIFLPD from the coding sequence ATGGCAACGCTACTTCTGACCGCTGCCGGCACCGCGATCGGCGGGCCGCTGGGCGGCGCAATCGGTGCCCTCGCCGGACGCCAGATCGACGCGGCGATCATTGGCACCCGCCAGATCGAAGGCCCGCGCCTGAAGGACCTTGCCGTCCAGACATCGAGCTATGGCTCCGCGCTGCCGCTGCACTTCGGCACGATGCGCGCCGCCGGGAGCGTGATCTGGGCGACCGACCTGCAGGAACATGCGACGCGCGAGGGCAGCAAGGGACGCCCCACGGCAACGCGCTATAGCTATACCGCGTCGTTCGCGGTGGCGCTCGCCAGCCGCCCGGTCAGCGGGATCGGCCGCGTGTGGGCGGACGGCAACCTGCTGCGCGGGGCGGCGGGCGACCTCAAGGTGGGCGGGGCCATGCGCGTCCACACCGGATACGGCGACCAGCCGGTCGATCCGCTGATCGCGCAGGCCGAAGGGATCGACCGCTGCCCTGCGTTTCGCAACACCGCCTACGTGGTGTTCGAGGATCTGGAACTCGCCGATTTTGGCAACCGCATTCCATCGCTCACGTTCGAGGTCATCGCCGACAGCGAGGGCTGCACCATGGCGCGGATCATCACCGCGCTACTGCCCGAGACTCTCAGCGCGGCCATCGACACGGCATTGTCCGGCTTCAGCGTGGATCAGGGAACGTGCGGCGATATCCTTGCCACCCTGTCCGATGCGATTCCCCTCGCCTGCGTGGTGCATGACGGCGTGCTGGACATCCGGCTGGCAGAAACGGTCGGCGATACCCCCGCCCCCCTCCTGCCCCAACCGGCGGCGACAGGCGACGGCAACCCGGACGACACGAAGGGCGACGGATGGACTCATCGGCGCGAACCTCTGCCGACGGTGCGCCAGTGCGGCGTGCGCTATTACGACCCCGCGCGCGACTACCAGCCGGGGCTGCAACGCGGCATCGGACGCAGCGAGGCGGGCACGCTGGCGGTGATCGAACTCCCTGCGGCGATCGACGCCGCGCAGGCCCGCTGGCTGGCGGAAGCGGCCAGCCAGCGGGCGAGCCGCCCGCGCGACACCATGCGCTATCGCGTGACCGAGATCGGCCCCGCGACCGCCCCCGGCGCGATCGTCCGCGTGCCGGTTGCAACCGGCCTGTGGCGGATCGAACAATGGGAATGGCAGCAGGACGGGGTGATGCTCGATCTGGTCGCGCTGCGCATGGGCGCGGGAACGGGCGGCGGCGCAACGACCGCCGATCCCGGCCGCTGCCTGGGCGCGATCGACCTGCCTGCCCCGCCTACCCGGCTGGTGGCGTTCGAACTGCCCTGGGACGGCATCGGCGATGGGAACACGCCCGCGCTGTTCGCCGGGGTGTCTGGTGCGAGCGCCGGCTGGCGCGGCGCGGCGTTGTTCGCAACCACGGTGGCCGGGGACGCCATGCGCCCACTGGGCGGCAGCGGCCAGCAGCGCGCCATCGTCGGAAAGTGCGAGTCGGCTTTGTCAGCGGCCTCGCCGCTGCTGGTGGACAGAAGCTCGACCGTGGATGTCCGCCTGGCCGCCGCCGATCTTGTCCTGGCCGATGCAACGCTGGCAAGTCTGCTCGACGGCGCCAACCGCGCGCTGATCGGCGCCGAAGTCATCCAGTTCATGCGCGCGGAGCCGCTTGGCGACGGGCTGTGGCGCCTGTCGGGCCTGCTGCGCGGACGCGGCGGCAGCGAAGGAGCGATTGGCCAGCACGCGGCCGGAGAGGACTTCGTCCTGCTCGACGACCGCATCACCACGCTTGACCCAAGGATCGTCGGCGAGGCGGCCAGCGCACGCATCGCAGCGATCGGACCGGGCGACGCGGCGGCCGTCAGCACGCCAATCGCGGGCGCCGGAACGACCTGCCGCCCGCTTGCGCCGGTTCACGGCGCGGTGCGGCAAAGCGAAACGGGCGGCATCTCCCTGACATGGGTGAGGCGCGCGAGAGGCGCGTGGGTCTGGGCCGACGGGGTCGACGTACCGCTGAACGAGGACGTGGAACGTTGGACGATAGGTTATGGCGACGCCGTAACGCCGGCTGTGGGATGGGAAACGGACGTTGCCCGGCTCGATCTCTCGCCCGCGCAGACCGAGTCACTGCTCAGCCTGGACGCGCCGCCCCAGTTTCACATCCGCCAGAGCGGACGCGCCGCGCTCTCCCGGCCGCTCACCATTTTCCTGCCGGACTGA
- a CDS encoding OmpA family protein: MRKLVLGLAMASSALATPALARDKSWYVEGDAGAMIVEDIYNFTGKNNDGTLDTKAGYDFGGIVGYDFGPFRLEAEASYRRAEEKAYRSSTQNYTDSQLGGGASALSFMANGLLDFGPDDGLQGFVGGGVGVGRVKNAVITPVTGPTSVNVVDSDTGFAWQALAGIRAPISKHVDLGLKYRFYNQDHNDLVNNAGTNVRTRFRSHSLMATLAYNFGGAEPVAPPPPPPPPPPPPPPPPPPPPPPPVAVCNKGPYIVFFDWDKSDITPEAATILDNAITAYGNCNSVPIMLAGYTDRSGTPKYNLGLSARRNTSVRAYLTSHGIPDGSITSQAFGEANPRVPTADGVRELQNRRVEITYGPGSGM, translated from the coding sequence ATGCGGAAACTGGTCCTAGGCCTGGCCATGGCGTCGAGCGCCCTGGCCACGCCAGCTCTCGCCCGGGATAAGTCCTGGTACGTCGAGGGTGACGCGGGTGCCATGATTGTGGAAGACATCTACAATTTCACCGGCAAGAACAACGACGGCACGCTGGACACCAAGGCCGGCTACGACTTCGGCGGCATCGTCGGCTACGATTTCGGCCCCTTCCGCCTGGAAGCAGAAGCCAGCTATCGTCGCGCCGAAGAAAAGGCCTATCGCAGCTCGACCCAGAACTACACCGACTCCCAGCTCGGTGGTGGCGCCAGCGCGCTGAGCTTCATGGCCAACGGCCTGCTCGACTTCGGTCCCGATGACGGCCTGCAGGGCTTCGTTGGCGGCGGCGTCGGCGTCGGCCGCGTCAAGAACGCAGTGATCACGCCCGTCACTGGCCCGACCTCGGTCAACGTCGTGGATTCGGACACCGGCTTCGCCTGGCAGGCTCTCGCGGGCATCCGCGCGCCGATCAGCAAGCACGTCGACCTCGGTCTGAAGTATCGCTTCTACAACCAGGACCACAACGATCTGGTGAACAACGCTGGCACGAACGTGCGCACGCGCTTCCGTTCGCACTCGCTGATGGCGACGCTGGCCTACAACTTCGGTGGCGCCGAACCGGTCGCTCCGCCGCCGCCCCCGCCGCCGCCGCCCCCGCCGCCGCCCCCTCCGCCGCCGCCCCCGCCGCCTCCGCCGGTGGCCGTGTGCAACAAGGGTCCGTACATCGTGTTCTTCGACTGGGATAAGTCGGACATCACGCCGGAAGCAGCGACCATCCTCGACAACGCGATCACCGCGTATGGCAACTGCAACAGCGTGCCGATCATGCTGGCCGGTTACACCGACCGTTCGGGCACGCCGAAGTACAACCTCGGCCTCTCGGCCCGTCGTAACACCTCGGTCCGTGCGTACCTCACCTCGCACGGTATCCCGGATGGTTCGATCACCAGTCAGGCCTTCGGTGAGGCCAACCCGCGCGTTCCGACCGCGGACGGCGTCCGCGAACTCCAGAACCGTCGCGTGGAAATCACCTACGGTCCGGGTTCGGGCATGTAA
- a CDS encoding phage tail assembly chaperone, translating into MSADPAEARFGPGAARLSGHAALLLGWSPDTFWTATPEELATVLAAFAPVEAGGIDRAGLNAMMERDCDG; encoded by the coding sequence ATGAGCGCCGATCCCGCCGAAGCGCGCTTCGGACCCGGCGCGGCGCGCCTTTCGGGCCATGCCGCGCTGCTGCTGGGGTGGTCGCCCGACACGTTCTGGACCGCCACGCCGGAGGAACTCGCCACCGTGCTGGCCGCCTTCGCACCGGTCGAGGCTGGCGGCATCGACCGCGCCGGACTCAACGCCATGATGGAGCGCGATTGCGATGGATGA
- a CDS encoding C40 family peptidase — MNADLAAAALNLIGTPFRLHGRDPATGLDCVGLVAEAMRRAGFHPVPPGGYGLRALSVDALVPHAGASGLVPVPRDGDVVLARVSPVQAHLLIAAPDGFVHAHAGLRRVTFLPGPLPWPVPLAWRIPSERP; from the coding sequence ATGAACGCCGATCTGGCCGCCGCCGCGCTGAACCTGATCGGCACGCCGTTCCGGCTGCACGGCCGCGATCCGGCGACGGGGCTGGATTGCGTGGGGCTGGTCGCCGAGGCCATGCGCCGCGCCGGATTTCATCCGGTTCCGCCCGGCGGATACGGCCTGCGCGCCTTGTCCGTCGACGCGCTGGTTCCCCATGCGGGGGCCAGCGGCCTCGTGCCCGTGCCGCGCGACGGCGACGTAGTGCTGGCGCGCGTCAGCCCGGTGCAGGCGCACCTGCTGATCGCCGCGCCGGACGGCTTCGTCCACGCCCACGCCGGCCTTCGCCGCGTGACCTTCCTGCCCGGCCCCCTTCCCTGGCCGGTGCCGCTCGCATGGCGCATCCCGTCCGAAAGGCCCTGA
- a CDS encoding DUF2460 domain-containing protein has translation MSFWLAKRRTVQQTDTIQRFDPRFWTVDFPRPAMAAVTTIAPDGLRVDAVFLKADDMVGLIWESEDRCDHPLLSYETSRDYSRLTLAFRWRSSGVMPLDALDGPTLTIEGRDAAGALHTWYVRLWNYATGTPTDARITLRFSDLAGGFTLPSEADAVHPADIDRLFVSLVAPGYDAGSETPFAAAANGWVEITDIRCQGHRPMLTVGDVMIPPHGLSIATGYDDAYNQTPARVLRAVRGLGYRGSINHYLGMSHFLALVADGAGGFVVDPDLPALNAAADAWHRDFLARAKAAGHAVILSQSYEVLAQHCPADWQQHADDGTPARTGWSPPSALLSPASAPAMAWLRKVAVTLAGLMRDAGQPVLYQVGEPWWWITPDRRICLYDDAARAAFGGDPVVIPDLAAALSPAQTALLDAAGALLAQSTADLAEAVREAAGSAGATIHLLTFLPTVLDPAMPEARRANLPIGWASPAFDVLQIEDYDWVTAGAEGLRAQGRATVEARLGYARAAQHYLAGFVPDAGGAESQWPRIDAGASETQALGVAQCFVWALPQVSRDGFTRLPDPAAPLPEPHSGEEPTMQAFDDVLFPLALGRDATVTPEFATSVTITASGFERRNSLWSDARLRFDVGPGVRSEAELGTLIGFFRARRGQARGFRLRDPSDHSSCGMTGTPTPLDQWIGTGDGLTARFALAKHYGEGSEAQRRRVTRPRADSVTVSIDGVTAGGWSLEDKGVILFAEAPAAGAAIRAGFLFDVPVRFAEDRLDISGAAFAAGEAPSVPLIELREDA, from the coding sequence ATGAGCTTCTGGCTCGCCAAGCGCCGCACGGTGCAGCAGACGGACACCATCCAGCGGTTCGATCCGCGTTTCTGGACGGTCGATTTCCCGCGCCCGGCGATGGCCGCCGTGACCACGATCGCGCCTGACGGGCTGCGCGTGGACGCGGTGTTTCTCAAGGCCGATGACATGGTCGGCCTGATCTGGGAAAGCGAGGACCGGTGCGACCATCCGCTGCTGTCCTACGAAACCAGCCGCGACTACAGCCGGCTGACGCTGGCGTTCCGCTGGCGCTCTTCCGGCGTGATGCCGCTCGACGCGCTCGACGGCCCGACGCTGACGATCGAGGGGCGCGATGCCGCCGGAGCCCTGCACACCTGGTACGTGCGGCTGTGGAACTACGCCACGGGAACGCCGACCGACGCGCGGATCACCTTGCGCTTTTCCGATCTCGCCGGCGGATTCACGCTGCCCAGCGAAGCCGACGCGGTCCATCCGGCGGACATCGACCGCCTGTTCGTGTCGCTGGTGGCGCCGGGCTATGACGCGGGCAGCGAGACCCCGTTCGCCGCCGCCGCGAACGGCTGGGTGGAAATAACCGACATCCGCTGCCAGGGGCACAGGCCCATGCTGACGGTGGGCGACGTGATGATCCCGCCGCACGGGTTGTCGATCGCGACCGGATACGACGATGCCTATAACCAGACCCCGGCGCGCGTGCTGCGCGCGGTGCGGGGCCTCGGCTATCGGGGCAGCATCAACCACTACCTGGGGATGAGCCATTTCCTCGCGCTGGTGGCCGACGGCGCGGGCGGGTTCGTGGTCGACCCCGATCTGCCGGCGTTGAACGCCGCCGCCGACGCCTGGCACCGGGATTTTCTGGCGCGGGCGAAAGCGGCCGGCCATGCCGTGATCCTCTCGCAATCCTACGAGGTGCTGGCGCAGCATTGCCCGGCAGACTGGCAGCAGCACGCCGACGACGGCACACCCGCGCGGACCGGATGGTCTCCCCCTTCGGCCCTGCTTTCCCCGGCCAGCGCCCCGGCGATGGCGTGGCTGCGCAAGGTGGCGGTGACGCTGGCCGGCCTGATGCGCGATGCCGGGCAACCGGTGCTGTATCAGGTGGGCGAGCCTTGGTGGTGGATCACGCCCGATCGCCGCATCTGCCTGTACGACGATGCGGCGCGCGCGGCTTTCGGCGGCGATCCGGTGGTCATTCCCGATCTGGCGGCGGCGCTTTCGCCCGCGCAGACAGCGTTGCTCGACGCGGCCGGCGCGCTGCTGGCGCAATCGACGGCGGACCTGGCGGAAGCGGTGCGCGAGGCGGCCGGAAGCGCGGGCGCGACGATCCATCTTCTCACGTTCCTGCCCACGGTGCTCGATCCCGCCATGCCGGAAGCGCGGCGCGCGAACCTGCCCATCGGCTGGGCATCGCCCGCGTTCGACGTGCTTCAGATCGAGGATTACGACTGGGTCACCGCCGGCGCGGAAGGGTTGCGGGCGCAGGGCCGCGCCACCGTGGAAGCGCGGCTGGGCTATGCGCGCGCAGCACAGCATTACCTCGCAGGCTTCGTGCCCGATGCCGGCGGCGCGGAAAGCCAGTGGCCGCGCATCGATGCCGGCGCAAGCGAGACGCAGGCGCTGGGCGTGGCGCAATGCTTCGTCTGGGCCTTGCCACAAGTAAGCCGAGACGGCTTCACGCGGCTGCCCGATCCCGCCGCGCCGCTTCCCGAACCACACTCAGGCGAGGAACCGACGATGCAGGCTTTCGACGACGTGCTGTTCCCACTGGCGCTGGGCCGCGACGCTACGGTGACGCCGGAATTCGCGACCAGCGTGACGATCACCGCATCGGGCTTCGAGCGCCGCAACAGCCTGTGGTCCGATGCGCGGCTGCGCTTCGATGTCGGCCCCGGCGTCCGGTCCGAGGCGGAGCTGGGCACGCTGATCGGTTTCTTCCGCGCCCGGCGCGGGCAGGCGCGCGGCTTCCGATTGCGCGATCCGTCGGACCACAGCTCGTGCGGCATGACCGGTACGCCGACGCCGCTGGACCAGTGGATCGGCACGGGCGACGGCCTGACCGCGCGCTTCGCGCTGGCGAAGCATTATGGCGAAGGCAGCGAGGCGCAGCGGCGGCGCGTGACCCGACCCCGCGCGGACAGCGTGACCGTAAGCATCGATGGCGTCACGGCAGGCGGGTGGTCGCTGGAGGACAAGGGCGTGATCCTGTTTGCCGAAGCGCCGGCCGCAGGCGCGGCGATCCGCGCGGGCTTCCTGTTCGATGTGCCCGTGCGCTTCGCGGAGGACCGGCTCGACATCTCCGGCGCAGCCTTTGCCGCCGGCGAAGCGCCGAGCGTACCGCTGATCGAACTGCGCGAGGACGCCTGA
- a CDS encoding DUF2163 domain-containing protein, translated as MAGSTRTWFTGPLETVATWWRIERADGVTLGFTSHDRDLAFDGLTYRTAPGMVPSAIRRTATFEADSAEITGALSHDAISETDLAAGRFDGARIAMGLVDWETLETTTLHSGAIGTVGRESTGFSAELLSLKDQLSRDVVPRTAPTCRAAFCGEGCTLSGTRFEHDATLMDITEAGDAIRIACAVPANALLFGRVRWIDGPSAGLTRHVIGVDGDWIALDQPVFATISDGGRLLVREGCDHTLQTCADRFGNAVNFQGEPFLPGNDLLTRYPPA; from the coding sequence ATGGCCGGGAGCACCCGCACCTGGTTCACCGGCCCACTGGAAACGGTGGCTACCTGGTGGCGCATCGAACGCGCCGACGGCGTGACGCTGGGCTTCACCAGCCACGACCGCGATTTGGCGTTCGACGGCCTCACGTATCGCACCGCGCCCGGCATGGTGCCGTCCGCCATCCGCCGGACGGCGACATTCGAGGCGGACAGCGCGGAAATCACCGGCGCGCTGAGCCACGACGCCATCAGCGAGACCGATCTCGCCGCCGGGCGCTTCGACGGCGCGCGCATCGCCATGGGGCTGGTGGACTGGGAAACGCTGGAAACGACAACGCTGCACAGCGGAGCGATCGGCACGGTCGGACGGGAGAGCACCGGCTTTTCCGCCGAACTGCTTTCGCTGAAGGACCAGCTAAGCCGCGATGTGGTGCCCCGAACCGCACCGACCTGTCGTGCCGCGTTCTGCGGGGAAGGCTGCACGCTTTCCGGCACGCGGTTCGAGCACGACGCCACGCTGATGGATATAACGGAAGCCGGGGACGCGATTCGCATCGCCTGTGCCGTTCCCGCAAATGCCCTGCTGTTCGGCCGCGTGCGCTGGATCGACGGACCGAGCGCGGGCCTGACGCGGCACGTCATCGGAGTCGATGGCGACTGGATCGCGCTGGACCAACCGGTCTTCGCCACCATTTCCGACGGCGGACGCCTGCTGGTGCGCGAAGGGTGCGATCACACGCTGCAGACCTGCGCGGACCGCTTCGGCAACGCGGTGAACTTCCAGGGCGAGCCGTTCCTGCCGGGCAACGATCTGCTGACCCGCTATCCCCCGGCATGA
- a CDS encoding superoxide dismutase family protein, whose translation MTRLPRSLTPLSLTAVSLMTLTACAATGQAATSSTVLATAPLATADGHPAGRAELVTSGDQILLHLTASGLPAGAHGAHLHTTGRCEAPGFTTAGGHLNPAGHQHGTENPAGPHLGDLPNLIVKNDGTGELTVPVSVARADFDARVFDTDGTAIVIHAGPDDYKTDPSGNSGGRIACGVFARP comes from the coding sequence ATGACTCGCTTGCCCCGCTCGCTCACGCCGCTGTCGCTGACCGCCGTTTCCCTGATGACGCTGACCGCCTGCGCCGCGACGGGACAGGCGGCGACATCCTCAACCGTTCTTGCGACCGCGCCGCTGGCAACCGCGGATGGTCATCCCGCAGGGAGGGCGGAACTGGTGACCAGTGGCGATCAGATCCTGCTGCATCTGACCGCATCGGGCCTGCCGGCCGGCGCACATGGCGCCCACCTGCACACCACGGGGCGCTGCGAGGCGCCGGGCTTTACCACCGCCGGGGGTCATCTCAATCCGGCCGGACACCAGCACGGCACCGAAAACCCCGCCGGCCCCCATCTCGGCGACCTTCCCAACCTGATCGTGAAGAATGACGGCACCGGCGAACTGACCGTGCCGGTCAGCGTGGCGCGCGCCGATTTCGATGCTCGCGTGTTCGACACGGACGGCACCGCCATCGTCATCCACGCGGGGCCGGACGACTACAAGACCGACCCCAGCGGCAACAGTGGCGGCCGCATCGCCTGCGGCGTGTTCGCACGCCCGTAA
- a CDS encoding DUF2793 domain-containing protein, translating to MTDPTSFASTTARFNLPLLHAGQSQKEVTVNESLLLLDSLAHTAVEGETATPPETPENGQAWLVAADGTDAFSGHDQALAVWGEGGWRFLPPREGMRVFDRERQCFRLFAEEWRGIEAPVLPTGGSTIDVEARAFLADLVQSLRNCGLLP from the coding sequence ATGACCGACCCGACAAGTTTCGCCTCCACAACGGCTCGATTCAACCTGCCGCTGCTCCATGCGGGGCAGTCACAGAAGGAAGTGACGGTCAACGAAAGCCTGCTCCTGCTCGACTCGCTGGCGCACACGGCGGTGGAGGGGGAAACCGCCACGCCGCCGGAAACGCCGGAAAACGGGCAAGCCTGGCTGGTAGCGGCGGACGGCACGGACGCTTTCAGCGGGCATGACCAGGCCCTTGCCGTGTGGGGTGAAGGGGGATGGCGCTTTCTTCCCCCGCGCGAAGGCATGCGAGTGTTCGATCGCGAACGGCAATGCTTCCGCCTGTTTGCGGAAGAGTGGCGCGGTATCGAGGCGCCGGTGCTGCCCACGGGCGGCAGCACGATCGACGTGGAAGCGCGCGCATTTCTCGCCGATCTGGTTCAAAGTTTGCGGAATTGCGGTTTGCTCCCCTGA